A single region of the Candidatus Atribacteria bacterium genome encodes:
- the groL gene encoding chaperonin GroEL, translating into MAKQFLFDEDARRALEKGAKTLADTVRITLGPKGRNVVLDKKFGSPTITNDGVTIAREIDLEDAFENMGAQFVKEVATKTNDIAGDGTTTATVLAQEIIHEGLRNVAAGANPIMVKKGIDLAVEKAVSEIKKLSIEVSDKDSISNVATISAADREIGNIIADAMEKVGKDGVITVEESKTLGTTLDVVEGMQFDKGYISPYMVTDAERMEAILDDPHILITDSKISNMKGLLPILEKVAQSGKPLLIIAEDIEGEALATLIVNKIRGTLNCVSVKAPGFGDRRKEMLADIATVTGGQLISEELGLKLENTEIKMLGSAHQVKINKEETIIVGGKGDTKEIKKREAQLRIQIDDTTSDYDREKLQERLAKLVGGVAVIKVGAATETELKEKKHRVEDALSATKAAVEEGIVAGGGTVLVNIISALEDMKLEGDQKIGAKIIIKSLEAPTKQIAQNAGYEGSVIVEQLKGKEKGIGFDATSGEFTDMIKAGIVDPVKVTRSALQNAASIGGMILTTECLVSDKPEEKKDMPAMPPGGMGGGMGGMY; encoded by the coding sequence ATGGCAAAACAATTTTTATTTGATGAAGATGCAAGAAGAGCCTTAGAGAAAGGCGCAAAAACCTTAGCGGACACCGTAAGGATTACCTTGGGTCCCAAGGGGAGAAATGTGGTTTTAGATAAAAAATTTGGTTCCCCTACCATTACCAATGATGGTGTTACTATTGCACGAGAGATTGATCTCGAAGATGCTTTCGAAAATATGGGAGCGCAGTTTGTTAAGGAGGTAGCAACCAAGACTAATGATATTGCTGGAGATGGTACTACTACGGCAACTGTTTTAGCCCAGGAGATTATTCATGAAGGTTTACGAAATGTAGCAGCTGGAGCTAATCCTATTATGGTAAAGAAAGGAATTGATCTAGCCGTAGAAAAAGCAGTCAGTGAAATAAAAAAATTAAGTATAGAAGTTAGTGATAAAGATTCTATATCTAATGTAGCTACTATTTCTGCTGCTGACAGGGAAATAGGAAACATCATTGCTGATGCAATGGAAAAAGTAGGAAAAGATGGAGTAATAACTGTAGAAGAATCTAAAACATTAGGAACGACTTTAGATGTAGTAGAAGGTATGCAGTTTGATAAGGGATATATTTCTCCCTATATGGTAACCGATGCAGAACGAATGGAAGCTATTTTAGATGATCCTCATATTTTAATAACCGACTCTAAGATAAGCAACATGAAAGGTTTATTGCCTATTTTAGAAAAAGTTGCTCAATCAGGTAAACCCTTATTAATTATTGCTGAGGATATCGAAGGAGAGGCTTTAGCTACTTTAATTGTTAATAAAATAAGAGGAACCCTAAATTGTGTTTCTGTGAAAGCACCCGGTTTCGGGGACCGAAGAAAAGAGATGTTAGCTGATATTGCTACAGTAACCGGAGGGCAGTTAATTTCTGAAGAATTAGGTCTAAAATTAGAAAATACAGAAATAAAAATGTTAGGATCTGCTCATCAAGTTAAGATAAACAAGGAAGAGACCATTATAGTCGGAGGAAAAGGAGATACAAAAGAAATCAAGAAAAGAGAAGCCCAACTTCGAATTCAAATAGATGATACTACCTCAGATTATGATCGAGAAAAATTACAGGAAAGATTAGCTAAATTAGTTGGCGGAGTAGCGGTTATTAAAGTAGGGGCTGCTACTGAAACTGAACTGAAAGAGAAGAAACATCGAGTAGAAGATGCCTTGTCTGCAACTAAAGCAGCGGTAGAAGAAGGTATTGTTGCCGGAGGCGGGACTGTTCTGGTTAACATTATTTCAGCCTTGGAAGATATGAAATTAGAAGGTGATCAGAAAATCGGTGCAAAAATTATCATCAAATCTTTAGAAGCTCCTACAAAGCAGATTGCCCAGAATGCTGGTTATGAAGGTTCGGTGATTGTAGAGCAATTAAAGGGCAAAGAAAAAGGAATCGGTTTTGATGCTACCTCTGGAGAATTTACCGACATGATCAAGGCGGGTATTGTTGACCCGGTCAAAGTGACCCGATCTGCTTTACAGAATGCTGCCAGCATAGGTGGAATGATTCTTACTACCGAATGTTTGGTTAGCGATAAACCTGAAGAAAAGAAAGATATGCCAGCTATGCCTCCAGGAGGAATGGGCGGCGGAATGGGCGGAATGTACTAA